DNA from Streptomyces sp. NBC_01260:
GTGATCAGTGCGGGTGGCAGCGCGTGGTTCGACGCGGTGGCGGACGTGTTCGCCGGCATCCCGGAACTGTCCTCCCCCGTCTGCAAGTTGCTCCGCTCAGGTGCGTACGTCTCGCACGACGACGGCCACTACCGCCATCTGACGCCCTTCAACAGGGTCCCCGAGGAGGGCGCGCTGCAGCCCGCCTTCCGGCTGTGGGCGCAGGTCGTCTCACGCCCGACTCCCGAGCAGGCGTTCCTCAACGCGGGCAAGCGGGACGCCGCGTACGACCTCGATCTGCCCCAGGCACAGGTCGTGCGGTCGGGGCGGGACGGCTCCGTGCGGGCGGCCACGGGGATCGAGGTCACCAAGCTGTCGGACCAGCACGCGTGGGTCGGGACCGAGGAGGGGACCGGGCTGGAGGTCGGGGACTGGGTCGGGATGGGCCTTTCGCACCCGTGCACCAGCTTCGACAAGTGGCAGCTGATTCCGCTGGTGCAGGCGGACGGCACGGTCACGGACTACATCCGCACGTTCTTCTGAGCCCGCTTGCGAGCCCGGAACCAAGCCCCTCCGGCGGCTGAGAGGCCGTCGGGCGCCCTCTGAGGCGCGGGGGTCCGGGGCAGCGCCCCCGGACCCCCACTGAAAGGCACTCCCATGGACCTCGTCATCCGCGACGCCCGCGTCATCGACGGCACCGCCACCCCCTCCTACCGCGCCGACGTCGCCGTACGCGACGGCCGCATCGCGGAGATCCACCCCGAGCACGCCCCGGGCCCGCGTCCCACCGCCGCCCGCACGCTCGACGCCGACGGCCTCGCCCTGTCCCCCGGCTTCGTCGACATGCACGCCCACAGCGACCTCGCCCTGCTCCGCGACCCCGACCACAGCGCGAAGGCCGCGCAGGGCGTCACCCTCGAAGTCCTCGGCCAGGACGGGCTGTCGTACGCCCCCGTCGACGACCGCACCCTCGCCGAGGTCCGCCGCTCCATCACCGGCTGGAACGGCGACGGGAGCGACATCGACTTCGACTGGCGCACCGTCGGCGAGTACCTGGACCGTCTCGACCGCAACTTCGGCGGCCGGGGCATCGCCGTCAACGCCGCCTATCTGATCCCGCAGGGCACCGTCCGGATGTACGCGGTCGGCTGGGACGACCGGCCCGCCACCGACGCCGAGCTGACCCGGATGAAGCAACTCGTCGCCCAGTCCATGGCCGAGGGCGCCGTCGGCATGTCCTCCGGGCTCACCTACACCCCGGGCATGTACGCGGACGACGCCGAACTCACCGAGCTGTGCCGGGTGGTGGCCGGACACGGCGGCTACTACTGCCCGCACCACCGCTCCTACGGGGCGGGCGCGCTGGAGGCGTACGAGGAGATGGTGCGGCTCACCCGTACCGCGGGCTGCGCGCTCCATCTCGCGCACGCCACCATGAACTTCGGCGTGAACGAGGGAAAGGCGCCGGAACTGCTCGCCCTCCTCGACCGGGCCCTGGACACGGGCGCCGACATCTCCCTCGACACCTACCCGTACACCCCGGGCTGCACGACGCTGGTCGCCATGCTGCCGAGCTGGGCGAGCGAGGGCGGACCGGAGTCGGTCCTGTCCCGTCTCGCCGACGGCCCGACGGCCGCGAGGATCCGCCACGCCATGGAGGTCGTCGGGGCGGACGGCTGCCACGGCGTGCCGATCGAGTGGGACCGCATCGAGATCTCCGGCGTCAGCGTGCCCGGCCTCGGCGAGTACGTCGGCCGTACGGTGGCCGAGTCCGCGCGGCTGCGCGGCGAGGAGCCCTGGGTGACCGCCCGGCGGCTGCTCCTTGACGACCGGCTCGGCACGACG
Protein-coding regions in this window:
- a CDS encoding N-acyl-D-amino-acid deacylase family protein, producing the protein MDLVIRDARVIDGTATPSYRADVAVRDGRIAEIHPEHAPGPRPTAARTLDADGLALSPGFVDMHAHSDLALLRDPDHSAKAAQGVTLEVLGQDGLSYAPVDDRTLAEVRRSITGWNGDGSDIDFDWRTVGEYLDRLDRNFGGRGIAVNAAYLIPQGTVRMYAVGWDDRPATDAELTRMKQLVAQSMAEGAVGMSSGLTYTPGMYADDAELTELCRVVAGHGGYYCPHHRSYGAGALEAYEEMVRLTRTAGCALHLAHATMNFGVNEGKAPELLALLDRALDTGADISLDTYPYTPGCTTLVAMLPSWASEGGPESVLSRLADGPTAARIRHAMEVVGADGCHGVPIEWDRIEISGVSVPGLGEYVGRTVAESARLRGEEPWVTARRLLLDDRLGTTILQHVGHEDNVRQIMRHRVHTGGSDGILQGDKPHPRAYGTFPQYLGRYARELGILPLEECVAHLTSRPAARLRLADRGQVREGYRADLVLFDPSTVAAGSTFDEPRALPFGIPHVLIDGRFVIEDGKRTQVLAGRAVRSAPRG